One segment of Opisthocomus hoazin isolate bOpiHoa1 chromosome 22, bOpiHoa1.hap1, whole genome shotgun sequence DNA contains the following:
- the RASGEF1C gene encoding ras-GEF domain-containing family member 1C: MPQTLSSTSMFTPCGFSPHLHTSKEDEQGGLIFQDGNLTSASLDALIQHLIPTTDYYPEKAYIFTFLLSSRLFIEPHELLSRVCHKCIEQQRLDDPVLDKARIRKFGPKILQLLTEWTETFPYDFQEERMIGHLKDMIHRIAPCDEAYWKKMNQLLQTLNQKLATLSHGQEGIVKISAAVSDKLVAFKSKPPSIQREILSVCSDPYTLAQQLTHVELERLSHIGPEEFVQAFVHKDPLDGTKTCFSEQKKTSNLEAYVKWFNRLCYLVATEICMPAKKKQRAQVIEFFIDVARECFNIGNFNSLMAIISGMNMSPVSRLKKTWSKVKTAKFFILEHQMDPTGNFYNYRTALRGAAHRSLTAHSNREKIVIPFFSLLIKDIYFLNEGCANRLPNGHVNFEKFLELAKQVGEFITWKQVECPFEQDPNIIHYLHTAPIFTEDGLYLASYESESPENQTEKDRWKSLRSTILGKT; encoded by the exons ATGCCCCAAACGCTGAGTTCTACCAGTATGTTCACCCCATGTGGCTTCAGCCCTCACCTACATACTTCGAAGGAAGATGAACAAGGAGGACTGATCTTCCAGGATGGAAACCTTACCTCAGCATCTCTGGATGCCCTAATCCAGCATCTGATACCTACCACTGATTACTACCCTGAA AAAGCCTATATCTTTACATTCCTGCTGAGTTCCAGACTCTTCATCGAACCCCATGAGCTTTTGTCCCGAGTTTGTCACAAGTGCATTGAGCAGCAGCGGCTGGACGACCCCGTGCTGGACAAG GCGCGGATCAGAAAATTTGGACCCAAAATCTTACAGTTGCTGACAGAGTGGACGGAGACATTCCCGTATGACTTTCAGGAGGAGCGGATGATTGGCCATCTGAAAGACATGATTCACAGGATAGCCCCATGTGATGAG GCCTACTGGAAAAAGATGAATCAGCTTTTGCAAACCTTGAATCAGAAACTTGCAACCCTCAGCCATGGGCAAGAAGGGATTGTCAAGATCAGTGCTGCTGTCTCCGATAAACTGGTTGCCTTTAAAAGTAAACCTCCATCAATTCAGAGAGAAATCCTGAGCGTCTGCAGTGACCCCTACACTCTGGCTCAGCAGCTGACACATGTGGAACTG GAAAGGCTAAGTCACATTGGACCTGAGGAGTTCGTGCAGGCATTTGTACATAAAGACCCCCTGGATGGCACCAAG ACTTGTTTCAGTGAACAGAAGAAGACGAGTAACCTTGAGGCCTATGTGAAATGGTTCAACAGACTCTGCTATCTTGTCGCAACAGAAATTTGCATG CCTGCAAAAAAGAAACAGCGAGCACAAGTCATCGAATTCTTCATTGACGTAGCCCGAGAGTGCTTTAACATAGGGAACTTTAATTCGCTGATGGCAATCATTT CTGGAATGAACATGAGTCCAGTTTCCAGGCTAAAGAAGACATGGTCAAAAGTGAAAACAGCCAAATTTTTCATtcttgag CACCAGATGGACCCTACCGGTAACTTCTATAACTACAGAACAGCATTGCGGGGGGCTGCTCACAGATCGCTCACCGCACACAGCAACAGGGAGAAG ATTGTGATCCCCTTCTTCAGCCTGTTGAtcaaagacatttattttttgaatgaagGATGTGCTAATCGCCTTCCAAATGGACATGTCAACTTCGAA AAATTTCTGGAACTGGCTAAGCAAGTAGGAGAGTTTATAACATGGAAGCAAGTGGAATGTCCCTTTGAACAAGACCCTAATATCATCCACTACTTACACACTGCTCCCATTTTTACTGAAGATG GTTTGTATCTGGCTTCCTATGAAAGTGAAAGTCCGGAAAACCAGACAGAAAAAGACAGGTGGAAATCCTTAAG ATCCACTATTTTAGGAAAGACTTGA